The following proteins are co-located in the Hydrogenophaga sp. RAC07 genome:
- a CDS encoding TlyA family RNA methyltransferase, which yields MRADQLLVERGLAASKSQAQRLIASGVRWRLLPGDWTTISKNGQELRETVELQAVDNAETRFVSRGGLKLDGALQRVAFDVRGLRCLDVGQSSGGFTDCLLQRGAQQVVGVDVGQGQLHPRLRGDARVVCIERCNARDLTADALTDAGGESAAAPFDLIVGDLSFISQTLVWPALVPLLKPGGHVLMLVKPQFELQPEHIGKGGLVKSDASYPLVRERIEQVVKDGGLVLLDYFESPITGGDGNREFLVFARQPA from the coding sequence ATGCGGGCAGACCAACTGCTCGTCGAGCGCGGGCTGGCGGCGTCCAAGTCGCAAGCGCAACGCCTGATCGCATCGGGCGTGCGCTGGCGGCTGCTGCCGGGCGACTGGACAACCATCTCGAAGAATGGCCAGGAGCTGCGCGAGACGGTGGAGCTGCAGGCGGTGGACAACGCGGAGACGCGGTTCGTTTCGCGCGGCGGCCTCAAGCTTGACGGCGCCTTGCAACGCGTGGCTTTCGATGTCCGGGGTCTGCGCTGTCTTGATGTGGGCCAGAGCAGCGGTGGTTTCACCGACTGCCTGCTGCAGCGCGGCGCTCAGCAGGTGGTGGGCGTGGACGTGGGCCAGGGCCAGTTGCACCCGCGCCTGCGCGGTGACGCGCGCGTGGTCTGCATCGAACGCTGCAATGCGCGCGACCTCACGGCCGATGCGTTGACGGATGCGGGCGGCGAATCGGCCGCTGCACCGTTCGACCTCATCGTGGGCGACTTGTCCTTCATCTCGCAGACTCTGGTGTGGCCGGCGCTCGTGCCCTTGCTCAAACCGGGCGGGCATGTGCTCATGCTGGTCAAGCCGCAGTTCGAGTTGCAGCCCGAGCACATCGGCAAGGGCGGCCTGGTCAAGAGCGACGCGAGCTACCCGCTGGTGCGTGAGCGCATCGAGCAGGTGGTGAAAGACGGCGGCCTGGTGCTGCTGGATTATTTTGAAAGCCCGATCACCGGGGGTGACGGCAACCGCGAATTTCTGGTGTTCGCCCGCCAGCCCGCCTGA
- a CDS encoding HAD-IIB family hydrolase, whose translation MPSLPTPSPLALWPTSERSRIHGVLTDIDDTLTTDGAITPDALDALYRLRAAGLPVLAITGRPAGWSEAFALAWPVDAIVAENGAVALWRGDGGQLCRDYLLDPTTRTDNFVRLQDTAQRVLRELPQTRLATDSPGRETDIAIDHSEFAHLNEAEIEQVVALMRRDGLNATVSSIHINGWIGDHDKLAGARWIVRTRLGRDLDAELDRWVYVGDSTNDARMFGHFQHSVGVANVARFWAALSHHPRFVAQGERGAGFAEVANAVLSARPS comes from the coding sequence ATGCCAAGCCTCCCCACCCCCTCCCCGCTCGCCCTGTGGCCCACCTCGGAGCGCAGCCGAATCCACGGGGTGTTGACCGACATCGACGACACCCTGACGACCGACGGCGCGATCACGCCCGACGCGCTGGACGCCCTGTACCGCCTGCGCGCCGCCGGTCTGCCGGTGCTGGCCATCACCGGACGGCCGGCCGGCTGGAGCGAGGCCTTTGCCCTGGCCTGGCCGGTGGACGCGATCGTGGCGGAAAACGGCGCCGTGGCGCTGTGGCGCGGGGACGGTGGGCAACTCTGCCGGGACTATTTGCTGGACCCGACCACACGAACCGACAACTTCGTCCGGCTCCAGGACACGGCACAGCGCGTGCTGCGCGAACTGCCACAAACCCGCCTGGCCACCGACAGCCCCGGGCGCGAGACCGACATCGCGATCGACCACAGCGAATTCGCGCACCTGAACGAAGCGGAGATCGAGCAGGTGGTGGCGCTCATGCGCCGTGACGGGCTGAATGCCACGGTGAGCTCGATCCACATCAACGGCTGGATCGGCGACCACGACAAGCTGGCCGGCGCGCGCTGGATCGTGCGCACGCGCCTGGGCCGCGACCTCGACGCCGAACTCGACCGCTGGGTCTACGTGGGCGACTCGACCAACGACGCGCGCATGTTCGGCCATTTCCAGCACAGCGTGGGCGTGGCCAACGTGGCGCGCTTCTGGGCCGCGCTCAGCCACCACCCGCGCTTTGTGGCGCAGGGCGAACGCGGCGCGGGTTTTGCCGAGGTGGCCAACGCGGTGCTCTCGGCCAGACCGTCATGA
- the ahcY gene encoding adenosylhomocysteinase: protein MNARLNNPTFTDCAIADIALADWGRKEVKIAETEMPGLMAIREEFAKAQPLKGARITGSIHMTIQTAVLVETLQALGASVRWASCNIFSTQDHAAAALVANGTPVFAHKGESLDEYWDFTHRIFEFGAAGTEGEGPNMILDDGGDATLLMHLGQRAEKDASVLNNPQSEEEICLYNAIKAKLAVDKTWYTRKAAQIIGVTEETTTGVLRLNEMSAKGTLQFRAINVNDSVTKSKFDNLYGCRESLVDSIKRATDVMIAGKVCVVAGYGDVGKGSAQALRALSAQVWVTEIDPINALQAAMEGFKVVTMEYAADKCDIFVSATGNKNVIRYEHMAAMKDEAIVCNIGHFDNEIDVAALEKCEWDEIKPQVDHITFPDGKKITLLAKGRLVNLGCATGHPSFVMSSSFANQTIAQIELFTKQDQYEAGKVYVLPKHLDEKVARLHLKKVGAMLTELSDEQAAYIGVSKAGPYKADTYRY, encoded by the coding sequence ATGAATGCCCGTCTGAACAACCCCACCTTCACCGATTGCGCGATCGCCGACATTGCCCTGGCCGACTGGGGCCGCAAGGAAGTCAAGATCGCCGAAACGGAAATGCCCGGCCTGATGGCCATCCGCGAAGAGTTTGCCAAGGCGCAGCCGCTCAAGGGCGCGCGCATCACCGGCAGCATCCACATGACGATCCAGACCGCCGTGCTGGTCGAGACCCTGCAGGCGCTGGGTGCCAGCGTGCGCTGGGCGTCGTGCAACATCTTCTCCACGCAGGACCACGCTGCCGCTGCGCTGGTGGCCAACGGCACGCCGGTGTTCGCGCACAAGGGCGAGTCGCTCGACGAGTACTGGGACTTCACCCACCGCATCTTTGAATTCGGCGCCGCTGGCACCGAAGGCGAAGGCCCCAACATGATCCTGGACGACGGCGGCGACGCCACCTTGCTCATGCACCTGGGTCAGCGCGCCGAGAAAGACGCCTCCGTTCTGAACAACCCACAGAGCGAAGAAGAGATCTGCCTGTACAACGCCATCAAGGCCAAGCTGGCCGTGGACAAGACCTGGTACACCCGCAAGGCGGCCCAGATCATCGGCGTGACCGAAGAGACCACCACCGGCGTGCTGCGCCTCAACGAGATGTCCGCCAAGGGCACGCTGCAGTTCCGCGCGATCAACGTCAACGACAGCGTGACCAAGAGCAAGTTCGACAACCTGTATGGCTGCCGCGAGTCGCTGGTCGACTCCATCAAGCGCGCCACCGACGTGATGATCGCCGGCAAGGTTTGTGTGGTCGCTGGCTACGGCGACGTGGGCAAGGGCTCGGCCCAGGCCCTGCGCGCCCTGAGCGCCCAGGTGTGGGTGACCGAGATCGACCCCATCAACGCCTTGCAGGCCGCGATGGAAGGCTTCAAGGTCGTGACCATGGAATACGCTGCCGACAAGTGCGACATCTTCGTGTCCGCCACCGGCAACAAGAACGTGATCCGCTACGAGCACATGGCCGCCATGAAAGACGAAGCCATCGTCTGCAACATCGGTCACTTCGACAACGAGATCGACGTGGCTGCGCTCGAGAAGTGCGAGTGGGACGAGATCAAGCCCCAGGTCGACCACATCACATTCCCCGACGGCAAGAAGATCACCCTGCTGGCCAAGGGCCGCCTGGTGAACCTGGGTTGCGCCACTGGCCACCCCAGCTTCGTGATGTCGTCGAGCTTCGCCAACCAGACCATCGCGCAGATCGAGCTGTTCACGAAGCAGGACCAGTACGAGGCCGGCAAGGTCTATGTGCTGCCCAAGCACCTGGATGAGAAGGTCGCGCGTCTGCACCTGAAGAAAGTCGGCGCCATGCTGACCGAACTGAGCGACGAGCAGGCGGCCTACATCGGTGTGAGCAAAGCCGGCCCGTACAAAGCCGACACGTACCGCTACTGA
- a CDS encoding OmpW/AlkL family protein — translation MKKTTLALASLALLASGAAVAQDFTAGSLLVRARAVHLDSANKDSTGLNLSINDKTLPEVDFTWFFSPNLAAELVLTVPQKQRVYAGATQIGTLKHLPPTLTLQYHFNHASGIKPYVGAGLNYTRFSSVDLLGGAADIKRNSVGLAFQAGVDFPLSKNLYLNVDVKKVYIKTDVISGGSNIGTFKVDPVLVGVGLGWRF, via the coding sequence ATGAAAAAGACCACTCTGGCCCTGGCCTCCCTCGCACTGCTGGCATCGGGTGCTGCTGTTGCGCAAGATTTCACCGCGGGCTCTTTGCTGGTGCGCGCACGCGCCGTTCACCTGGACAGCGCCAACAAGGACAGCACCGGCCTGAACCTGTCGATCAACGACAAGACCTTGCCCGAAGTCGACTTCACCTGGTTCTTCAGTCCCAACCTGGCGGCCGAACTGGTGCTGACCGTGCCGCAGAAGCAGCGTGTGTACGCCGGCGCCACGCAGATCGGCACGCTGAAGCACCTGCCGCCCACCCTCACGCTGCAGTACCACTTCAACCACGCCAGCGGCATCAAGCCCTACGTGGGTGCGGGTCTGAACTACACCCGCTTCAGTTCGGTGGATCTGCTCGGTGGTGCCGCCGATATCAAGCGCAACAGCGTGGGTCTGGCGTTCCAGGCGGGCGTGGACTTTCCGCTGTCCAAAAACCTGTACCTCAATGTCGACGTGAAGAAGGTCTACATCAAGACCGACGTGATCTCTGGCGGCAGCAACATCGGCACCTTCAAGGTCGACCCTGTGCTGGTCGGTGTCGGTCTGGGCTGGCGCTTCTGA
- a CDS encoding 2Fe-2S iron-sulfur cluster-binding protein, producing the protein MNAVARFHELPVARISPEAAGAVAITLAIPPEQRTAFAFEPGQFLTVRATIGGQDVRRSYSISSPRSLLTRQGELTLGIRPVEGGVFSNWAASELKAGDTLKAMPPDGRFTVHKPRALHRVAFAAGSGITPILSLMASTLEESPTSKFTLVYGNRRMDSVMFNEALQDLKDQYAGRLTLIHILSRQAQEVPLLEGRIDGDKVRALIASLLPVGSMDEVFICGPEAMIDATEKALLDAGVRPDRVHTERFTSPTLEALPTETRKAVVLGHADAAVRTEGEVALTVLLDGKPHALRMNRDERVLDVALNAGLDLPWSCRGGVCCTCRAKVMEGSVAMEKNYTLEPWETDKGFVLSCQARPTSDALVISFDER; encoded by the coding sequence ATGAATGCCGTCGCCCGCTTCCACGAGCTGCCCGTCGCACGCATCAGCCCCGAGGCCGCGGGTGCGGTGGCCATCACCCTGGCGATCCCGCCCGAGCAACGCACGGCGTTTGCGTTCGAGCCGGGCCAGTTCCTCACCGTGCGAGCCACCATCGGCGGGCAGGACGTGCGGCGCAGCTACTCCATCAGCAGCCCGCGCAGCCTGCTCACGCGACAAGGTGAACTCACCTTGGGCATCCGGCCAGTGGAAGGCGGCGTGTTCTCGAACTGGGCGGCGAGCGAACTCAAGGCGGGCGACACGCTGAAGGCGATGCCGCCCGATGGACGCTTCACCGTGCACAAGCCGCGCGCCTTGCATCGCGTGGCCTTTGCAGCGGGCTCGGGCATCACACCCATCCTCTCGCTGATGGCGAGCACGCTGGAGGAGTCGCCCACGTCGAAGTTCACGCTGGTCTATGGCAACCGGCGCATGGACAGCGTGATGTTCAACGAAGCGTTGCAGGACCTGAAAGACCAGTACGCCGGCCGGCTCACGCTGATCCACATCCTCTCGCGCCAGGCGCAAGAGGTGCCGCTGCTCGAAGGCCGCATCGACGGCGACAAGGTGCGCGCCCTCATTGCCTCACTGCTGCCGGTGGGCAGCATGGACGAGGTCTTCATCTGTGGACCCGAAGCCATGATCGACGCGACCGAGAAAGCCTTGCTCGACGCCGGCGTGCGGCCCGACCGGGTGCACACCGAACGCTTCACATCACCCACGCTGGAAGCCCTGCCCACCGAAACGCGCAAGGCGGTGGTGCTGGGTCACGCCGATGCGGCGGTGCGCACCGAAGGCGAGGTGGCCCTCACCGTGCTGCTCGACGGCAAACCCCACGCGCTGCGCATGAACCGCGACGAACGCGTGCTCGACGTGGCCCTCAACGCGGGGCTGGACCTGCCCTGGTCGTGCCGCGGCGGCGTGTGCTGCACCTGCCGCGCCAAGGTGATGGAAGGCTCCGTGGCGATGGAGAAAAACTACACCCTGGAGCCCTGGGAAACCGACAAGGGCTTTGTGCTGAGCTGCCAGGCGCGCCCCACGAGCGACGCCCTCGTGATCAGCTTTGATGAGCGCTGA
- the metF gene encoding methylenetetrahydrofolate reductase [NAD(P)H], with translation MGLPVSFEFFPPKTPEGVEKLRAVRQQLYPLKPEFCSVTYGAGGSTQEGTFNTVRDILAESVPAASHFSCIGATKTSVREQLATLKAMGVKRLVALRGDLPSGYGAGGEFHYASDLVAFIRSETGDDFHIEVAAYPEVHPQAKSPESDLQAYVTKVRAGAHSAITQYFYNSDAYFRFVDDAYKLGADVPVVPGIMPITSSTQLMRFSDASGAEIPRWIRLRLQAFGDDTASIKAFGLDVVTDLCDQLRNGGVPALHFYTMNQSVATLEIANRLQLS, from the coding sequence ATGGGCCTGCCCGTGAGTTTTGAATTTTTCCCGCCCAAGACGCCCGAAGGCGTGGAGAAGCTGCGCGCGGTGCGCCAGCAGCTGTATCCCCTGAAGCCCGAGTTCTGCTCGGTCACCTACGGCGCCGGTGGTTCCACGCAGGAAGGCACCTTCAACACGGTGCGCGACATCCTCGCCGAGTCGGTGCCGGCGGCCTCGCACTTCTCGTGCATCGGCGCCACCAAGACGTCTGTGCGCGAACAGCTCGCCACGCTCAAGGCCATGGGTGTGAAGCGCCTGGTGGCGCTGCGCGGTGATCTGCCCAGCGGCTACGGCGCCGGCGGTGAGTTCCATTACGCGAGTGACCTCGTGGCCTTCATCCGCAGCGAAACGGGTGATGACTTCCACATCGAGGTGGCGGCGTATCCGGAGGTGCACCCGCAGGCGAAATCGCCCGAATCGGATTTGCAGGCCTATGTGACCAAAGTCCGTGCGGGCGCCCACTCGGCCATCACCCAGTACTTCTACAACAGCGACGCCTATTTCCGCTTCGTGGACGACGCCTACAAACTGGGCGCCGACGTGCCGGTGGTGCCCGGCATCATGCCCATCACCAGCTCCACGCAGCTCATGCGCTTCTCGGACGCCAGTGGCGCCGAGATCCCGCGCTGGATCCGCTTGCGCCTGCAGGCCTTTGGTGACGACACGGCCTCCATCAAGGCCTTCGGCCTGGACGTGGTGACCGACCTGTGCGACCAGCTGCGCAACGGCGGCGTGCCGGCGCTGCACTTCTACACCATGAACCAGAGCGTGGCGACGCTGGAAATCGCCAACCGGCTGCAGCTGTCATGA